A section of the Oncorhynchus gorbuscha isolate QuinsamMale2020 ecotype Even-year linkage group LG04, OgorEven_v1.0, whole genome shotgun sequence genome encodes:
- the LOC124034639 gene encoding transmembrane emp24 domain-containing protein 7-like — MCSYHGTIRLFVQVLWAHLLCGWAFGSELTFELPDNAKQCFYEDITVGTKCTLEFQVVTGGHYDVDCRLEDADGTVLYKEMKKQYDSFTFTAAKNGTYKFCFSNEFSTFTHKTVYFDFQVGEDPPLFPNENRVTALTQMESACVSIHEALKSVIDYQTHFRLREGQGRSRAEDLNTRVAFWSIGEAFILLVVSISQVVLLRSFFSDRKTTTTRVGS; from the exons ATGTGCAGTTATCACGGTACAATCAGACTGTTTGTGCAGGTGCTTTGGGCCCACCTGCTCTGTGGATGGGCGTTTGGTTCTGAGCTTACATTTGAGCTTCCGGATAACGCAAAACAGTGTTTCTATGAAGATATTACCGTTGGTACCAAGTGTACACTTGAGTTCCAG GTTGTCACTGGTGGGCATTACGATGTTGACTGTCGCCTGGAGGATGCAGATGGTACTGTTCTTTACAAAGAAATGAAGAAGCAGTACGACAGCTTTACATTCACGGCTGCCAAGAATGGAACATACAAGTTCTGCTTCAGCAATGAGTTTTCCACCTTCACGCACAAGACAGTCTACTTCGATTTCCAAGTTGGAGAGGATCCTCCACTTTTCCCCAATGAGAACAGGGTCACTGCTTTGACCCAG ATGGAGTCTGCCTGCGTGTCCATTCATGAGGCCCTGAAATCGGTCATTGACTATCAGACACATTTCCGTCTGCGGGAGGGGCAGGGACGCAGCCGTGCCGAGGACCTCAACACAAGAGTGGCTTTCTGGTCCATTGGAGAGGCCTTCATTTTGCTGGTGGTCAGCATCAGCCAGGTAGTTTTGCTGAGGAGCTTCTTCTCTGACAGGAAGACCACCACGACACGAGTTGGATCCTAA
- the LOC124034638 gene encoding protein fem-1 homolog C-like, with protein MDLQTAVFNAARDGKLRLLQKLLENKIGHEVIKLMAEKTNGATPLLMAARYGHLDLVEYLMECCSAPVEIGGSVNFDGETIEGAPPLWAASAAGHLKVVQSLLGHGASVNNTTLTNSTPLRAACFDGHLDIVKYLVEHKADLEVANRHGHTCLMISCYKGHKEIAQYLLEKGADVNRKSVKGNTALHDCAESGSLEIMKMLLKYGATMERDGYGMTPLLSASVTGHTNIVNYLTQHQQTRQLERINALELLGATFVDKKRDLLGALKYWKRAMDLRYRDGNNVLHKAHPKQLIMAYDHAREVSNEEELDSLISEPDEMRMQALLIRERILGPSHPDTSYYIRYRGAVYADSGNFERCINLWKYALDMQQSNLDPLSPMTASSLLSFAELFSFMLQDRAKGLLGTSVSFDDLMGILSKSVLEIERAVKQNLPDPAQLSKALSIILHLICLLEKVPCTVEQDHLKKETIYRFLKLQPCGKNGYSPLHLAVDRNTTCVGRYPVCKFPSFYVTSILLECGADVNFRDEDNNSPLHVAASNNHPDIMNLLIACGTHFDSTNSLKQMACDLLDEKEMAKNLIQPINHTTLQCLSARAIVKHSLSYRGNIPEKLEAFVLLHR; from the exons ATGGATTTACAAACGGCTGTTTTCAATGCAGCCAGAGATGGCAAGCTACGGTTGCTTCAGAAACTTTTGGAGAACAAAATTGGCCACGAGGTTATCAAATTAATGGCAGAGAAAACCAACGGGGCGACTCCTTTGCTTATGGCTGCCAGATACGGACACCTGGATTTGGTGGAGTATCTAATGGAGTGTTGCTCCGCACCCGTTGAGATTGGGGGGTCGGTGAATTTTGATGGTGAGACTATTGAGGGTGCCCCCCCTTTATGGGCTGCCTCAGCAGCAGGACACCTGAAAGTCGTGCAGTCTTTACTTGGCCACGGTGCTTCTGTGAACAATACAACACTCACAAATTCCACCCCCCTGAGAGCAGCCTGTTTCGATGGACATCTGGACATTGTGAAATACCTGGTGGAGCACAAGGCAGACCTGGAGGTGGCAAACAGACATGGTCATACATGCCTCATGATTTCGTGTTACAAAGGACACAAGGAAATTGCCCAGTACCTCTTGGAGAAAGGTGCTGACGTTAACAGGAAAAGTGTTAAAG GTAACACGGCATTACATGACTGTGCTGAATCCGGCAGCTTGGAGATAATGAAGATGCTGCTAAAATATGGTGCCACAATGGAGAGGGATGGTTATGGAATGACCCCACTACTGTCCGCTAGTGTGACGGGCCACACTAACATTGTTAACTATTTGACTCAACATCAGCAAACACGCCAATTGGAGAGAATAAACGCCTTGGAACTACTTGGTGCCACTTTTGTGGATAAAAAGCGTGATCTTCTTGGGGCATTAAAGTACTGGAAGAGGGCCATGGACCTGAGATACAGGGACGGCAACAATGTTCTCCACAAAGCACACCCAAAGCAGTTGATCATGGCCTATGACCATGCCAGGGAGGTAAGTAATGAGGAGGAGCTAGACAGCTTGATCTCTGAACCAGATGAGATGAGGATGCAGGCCTTGCTCATTAGAGAGCGCATCCTAGGCCCCTCCCACCCCGACACCTCTTACTACATCCGCTACCGGGGTGCTGTATATGCCGACTCTGGGAACTTTGAGCGCTGTATCAATCTGTGGAAGTACGCCTTGGACATGCAGCAGAGCAACCTGGACCCCCTCAGCCCCATGACAGCCAGCAGCCTGCTGTCCTTCGCTGAGCTCTTCTCCTTCATGCTCCAGGACCGCGCCAAAGGCCTACTGGGCACCTCGGTCTCCTTCGATGACCTCATGGGCATCCTCAGTAAGAGCGTGCTGGAGATTGAGCGGGCGGTGAAACAGAACCTGCCTGACCCGGCTCAGCTCAGCAAGGCCCTCTCCATCATCCTGCATCTCATCTGCCTGCTGGAGAAGGTCCCCTGCACCGTGGAGCAGGACCACTTgaagaaggagaccatctacaggtTCCTCAAGCTGCAGCCCTGCGGGAAGAATGGCTACAGCCCGCTCCACCTGGCCGTGGACAGGAACACCACCTGCGTGGGCCGCTATCCTGTCTGTAAGTTCCCCTCTTTCTACGTCACCTCTATCCTACTGGAGTGTGGGGCGGACGTCAACTTCCGCGACGAGGACAACAACAGCCCCCTGCATGTGGCCGCCTCCAACAACCACCCGGACATCATGAATCTGCTGATTGCTTGCGGCACGCACTTTGACAGCACCAACTCCCTGAAGCAGATGGCCTGTGACCTGCTGGACGAGAAGGAGATGGCCAAGAACCTGATCCAACCCATCAATCACACCACCCTGCAGTGTCTGTCTGCGCGGGCCATCGTCAAACACAGCCTTTCCTACAGAGGCAACATCCCAGAGAAGCTGGAGGCCTTTGTGCTTCTCCACAGATAA